The DNA window CTCATTTTATGAACATTGTGGTTCAGATTTCCAGTGGAAAGGTCTCAGGCAAATCTGTCTCTATAGGGAGTAATGTACTTGTGAAACTAGTGAAAAGTCTGTTTGACCTGTGAAACAAAAGCTGTGTCCTGTTGCAACAGCGTAAGGAACATTGATGCACATGTGTAGCATTTGAATGAGCCACATAACTGCTGAAAGGCCCGAATCTATTCCTCACTGCCTGTGCAGCTTGTGGAAAGATTTGACTTTGGAATGAAACTTCCAGTGTCCTTATCTCAGCTGGTGTTGTGCTCTATCTGCAAGGCTTCTGAAGTATTGGGATCCCTAAATATCACAGACTAGTTTAGCAACGTGCAATGAGGCCATTGTGACGGTCTAACCTATGAGATAATAGAAGGGCTGGTTGAAGATTTTTGTGCTGACAAACTGGGAGACTCGCTCAGCCCGGCCTCGACTCTTCTCCCTCTTGAATTCCCAGTGGCAGAATGACCTTCCTGCTTAAGTTAGAAATGCAGTGTCACTCATCTGCAGTATCTTCCATTGTGAAAGTGCATCTTTTAAAAGAGCTACCTCTACTGCCCGGCTGAATCAAatccatttttctatttttatcctCTAATCACTCTAATTTTCTCTAATCCTCCCCCAGATACTGTCCTCTGCTCCTTCTCTTACTGCCcattttttattcctttctAGCAATTTAGTCACTGGAAAATGTTTAATAGCTCTGATTGCTTTAACTTGTCACCACTGTTTGCTTGTAGTGATGATAATGGAGGCGTCTAACCTTACTCTGTTGATCCCCAGGCCCCATGGAGGAGCTGCACAGCCTGGACCCCAGGAgacaggagctgctggaggcCAGGTTCACAGGAGCTGTCAGTGGCAACACAGGAGGCAGCACTGGGAGCACCAGTGGTGGTGCTAAGGTAACCGCAGCACAGAAAAACTGAAGCCTTGTTTTTGTTGtacatcacacacaaacacagtgtggAACTAAACAGCCTCATGAGCTAAAGGCTGATTTTGTGCATTCCTGTTTCCTGACTGATAAAGGATTAAAAGCCAGCTCTTTTTAGTCAAATTGGCTCAGAAGACAAAACTTCTTTGAGAAATTTGGTGTCAGTAACAAAGTTTCCAGTCTCAAGTTCTAATACCAACAACAGGGGTTTTCCTGGCTCAAAATGAGGCGGAGGCCAAACCATCCTGGTCATGTGCATACATGTTTACGGTGCCGTCAACAAGCTCAAGCAAACACTTTTTACATGGAACatataactgaaataaaacctCATTAGTTTTTAGCTACCTGTAATATATTTATGACGTCTGCACTGACGTGCTTGCCCTCATGATTCCCAGTAATATTTGTTAAAATATCTGTCTTTGATACTAAGAATATGAACACAAATACTTAAATATCTTTTCAAGCAATGAAATTCTGCTAACAACATTTTCCTCCTGAAGCATTTACAGAGAAATGTAAGTAACTTTTCTCGGATACTTTTACAGGATACTTTTATAAGATAAcataaccttttttaaaaaataaactattttaattatttttcttcctaATGATGAGATGATTTCTCTCAAATGTGTTCTTATGAACCAATATCATGTTGTATAGTTGCATGTTTGAACTTTTGAATCTCTATTGAAAGGAAAAAGTCGAtcaagtataaaaaataaataaataaaactttatttcctttaatttCACGTTGTAAAGAGATGAAAACTAGTGTTGTAGTCACAATACAAGAGAGCTTTCAGGCACATACGCATAGAGCTTATAAACGCCAGCTGGCTATATGAAACGAGAGACTAATAATGATTTAATCGCCTTCatgtattgtatatttttcaGAAATTTCTCTTTTGGTGTGGGGGAAAGGCGTGACTTGCGGTTGCGCTCCCGATAAGATGTGCTGAAGGCAAAAACAGACATCTCTTTTCTTCCTCATGGGCAATTTTTGGCAACGCCTTTTCCAGAGCACTGTCCTGAGCAGGATACAGCGCAACCACATCCGCTTAATTCAGCAATTGGAGGCTGCACCAAATATAAACTAGCGTTAACCAGTGCTTACTTGCAGCAGAAAAATGCTGTACACGAGTTGTAGCAGTCGGGAGGCTTGTGTTCATCAGTGACTAACTCCAGTGACTAACTCATTCATGATAGTTCCATCAGAAAGTACTGCCCTTAGTAACAGGGACTTTTTAttggcagaaaataaaaaccacaCCCCGGTTCCCGTCGTGGAAAAGCAGGTAAAAGTTCCCGTTTTCCTAAAAAGGATGCAAGCTTCCTGGAAAAGTGCATGTTGTGGGAAAAGAGCCAAGTGACACACCTAAAAACTGATCCAGATTCCTATCAGACGTGTCAGACGAGAGGCCTGCCCTCATGCTTTGTTctacttttgtttacatttcatgGGGCCGCTGACCTTGCATAGAACAACACCTGTGGAGAATATTTTCATGTTGTACgtgactttgtttgtttgttttgtcactgTGTGCAGGGTCTGGCCAATGAGTCCTCCAACCACAGCTACGGCAGTCTGGGCTCTTCGAGCGACAAGGAGTCCGAGGTaaaacgcacacacagacatattaCAATGGGCATGGATGACTGTTTATTTTGAGGAGACGGAAcaaaagaaattaaacaaaCGGATACCAACACTGAAGCCTGTTTAGACGCAGCTGCATGTTCTCAGTACCTCCATATACTCTGCCCACtcgtctttctctctgtctctcccactacctccacctctccttctcctctcttcctagAACTCTGATTTGAAAAGAGGGAGCTCCCCTGCCTACTCAGTATGTACTCTTTTCTTCCTGCTGCTCTTTCCTGCTCAACACCACCACTAGTACCACCTTTGTTAGGTAAAACACAAGGGATTTATGCCTTTCTTATTTCCTCTCGCTCTTATTTCGTATCGATTCACAGACCCCGGAGAAGAAGCACTCTGAATCGtccagagggaggaagaggaaagcTGACACCTATTCAGAAAGTAGTCAAGGTATGACTGACACCTGCGAGGCATCAGTATAATGTCGGCATCTAGCATGCATTACTATGTGTGATAATTCTACCATTATATTGTAAAAataatctcaaaataatgacttggatACAAAGTTAGTATCTTTTGAGAAAGTATGTTATTTTGCAGTAATTACCTCAGAATGACTacatcattattttgagaaagtttctccttattttgagatactaagtcattattttcaaCAGTTCTCACTAAAGTGAACTACTAGACTTTCTTTCCCCATCAAaggctttttgttttgttttgttttgttactttacTGGTAACTTGCGTTAAGCCTTTGTTCAATTTTCAATGCAGGGAAGACTTCCACACGTGGGCCCAAGATCAGCGACTACTTTGATGTGAGTATAAGAGCAACTTTTCTATTGTTCCAAAATGTTACGATACTTGTTATGTTTGGACCAGATTTTTTAAGTTTGTCCATTTCTTTCTGCAAAGTTCCAGGGTGGGAATGGCTCCAGTCCAGTCAGAGCTCTCCCATCAGCTCGCCGCTCGCCGCAGAACTCACACTCTGCCCCGGGCTCAATTGTAAGTATTTCACCAGCACTAGAATTATTGATCAAGCACAGGGATTATTGATGAATTATTTTGCACATAAGGTGGATGTCAAACTCTGCGTCTTATCTGTAGATCCGGCAGAATAGCTCCTCTCCTACGAGTCTGTGTTTTGGGGAACACAATCCTAAAGCCTCCTCCAGCAAGTGTGTCCAGGTAACATGACGCAACATGACATACTCACAACAAAACActttaaagtacatttattgATGCACGTCTGACTGGCTCCTCTCTGTCTGAATCTTTCAGACGGAGTTAACAGGCCTGAAACTTGCAGCTCTGGAGAGCAACAAGAGTCTGGACCTGGAAAAGAAAGAGGGCCGGATAGATGACCTGCTCAGGGTGAGTTCAGCGTCCATACTCTAGTGCATGAGAGGACAACTGTCTAATGTACAACATGTCATATTTGCTTATGTTTACAACTTCAAAACCAAACCCTGACTCAGCCCCTGCTGTCTTTCTTTCACAGGCTAACTGTGACCTGCGGAGACAGATAGACGAACAGCAAAAACTCCTGGAGAAGTACAAGGAGAGGCTCAATAAGTGCATCACCATGAGCAAGAAACTGCTCATAGAGAAGGTATCTGTCTCTGCACGCATGCACACCTTTATATTTGATAAAAGAATAACGGCTAGAATTAAGTGTTTCCGATCCTTTGTAGGcagaaagacagacaaacaaactgacACCTTTACACCTCAAGTGGAAGAAACGTACAGTAACAGATAGACACAGCCAGTAGTCGACTATTATCGCAGCCTCACAGTGTTGGCAACTTGGAGACTTTCTCACTAGATTTACCAAGTTTTCAGACACccttaacactttattttaaaaaaacgactGGCAATATGTGTATTACATTGTAATAGTTCCCATACATATTGGTCAGAGTTATCACAGTGAACAACAGCACATggtctctccttctcctctagcACAGTGCAAAGGATGCCGCTCGCTGCAAGAGTGGgagtttatataatataatactcaCATCTTTACATTCTTATAAATAGATACTGATTCATAAATGGTTTTGTATAaggaaatgcataaataaatgcattgtgGTAAATAGTAGATAGGCCAACAGACACAGTAAAGAATTATGTTTTCTGTTAGATGAAGTGGGAAATGATACAACTCAttaacagatagatagatagatagatagatagatagatagatagatagatattagaAATTCAGGTATACAGCAGCAGCTAGTAACAATATGGTGCAGACAAGCAACACAACTAacaggtaataaataaaatagacgaacaataaaaagtcagtgctaaataataaaagtcaATGGATCTTAATCAGAAGGAGGAAATTGTACGTGTATGCTGTCCATTATAGTTcctagaaagaaagacaaattgGAATCGGCAGTTTAGACTTTCAGTCGATACATCTCTCCCACTCCTACTCCACAtgcaacagaaagagagaaacacatTTTGTGATAATAAATCCAGTATTCTCTGGTGTTTTAGCTCTGCTTTGGTCCAACTACTGAGAGGAAAATTCTGTCTGTGGGTTGGTAAATCTTTGAATCTCCAGCAGCCACCTGGTTTCCTCAGGTTTCCACTTTTTGGGCTGGTGTTGCATCAAGCTGCACAGTGGTGATGGAATAAAGTGTACAAGCAAAGTTTTCACAATACAGTCATTCAGTCATTGATATTGAAATATTGCTGATTTTGGTTTTAATATGTATTGAACTTTATGGATAAATGTACCCACCACTCATTTAGTAATGGGCATTATAGGTCAGGGTTTGAcacttttgatgcattttgtttgtctctcctctcttctgttGCCCTCGAGGTGCCTTCAAGAACACTCCTcattatttgtaattattttatgtGAACAGAGCACCCAGGAGAAACAATCGTGTCGTGAGAAGAGCATGCAGGACCGTCTCCGTCTCGGTCACTTTACCACTGTCAGACACGGAGCGTCCTACACGGAGCAGTGGACTGACGGATACGCATTCCAGAACCTGATCAAGTAAGAGACAGCAAACGCATGCACTGTTAACATACAAGTGCATctgaatacattagaatatcatgtaaaagtccgtttccagtagttcaagtcaaatagccccaaccaagcattgagtcatatagatggacatacttttcagaggccaacatttccatattaaacatactttttaaaatttatattttgtaatattcacattttttgagacactgaaatttaggtcttcattaaatgtaagccataatcattataagtagaagaaattaaataaattatgagatgaaatgtttcattctgtgtgtaatgaatctatataatgtgttatttccactttaaaaaaaaaattgaattactgacataaataaacttctgtgatattctaatttattgagatgcacctgtatttaatACTAAACATCAGCATATTTCTGAGAGATTTTGCATCCAGCGTTGCATTCTAATCCTTGTAGAAGGGTCAGAAGTACAGTAGTTAGTACAGTGGCTGTTAAGTGGATTTTCTGTGCATGCTTCACTTCACAGCCAGGAGCAAAACATACGAAAGGCTGTTTGTTGTCCGCTGTAGCATTTCCCTAATGACACACTCACGACACCTCCGTATCCTCTTCTGTGTGCAGGCAACAGGAGGGCATCAACCAGCAGAGGGAGGACATAGAGCGGCAGAGGAAGCTGCTGGCCAAGAGGAAGCCTCCAAACCCGTCTGCATCTCCCTCCCTCTCGGTGGCCTCCACCTCTGAACCCAAGCAGCGCAAAACTAAGGTGGTCAACGGCAACGACTCCGACCCCTTCCTCAAGCCCTCCCTGCCCCAACTGTGAGTACACAGAAGGATGCTGCATCGTTAAGAATGAGAgggatgtttgtgttgttttgactgTAGAACTCTTAGCAGCCATTCATCATAAGCCTCCTTTAGATAAACTCCTCTTTACAATCCCTCTTCAGCTGGAggcttgaaaatgattttgttcTGTTTGGAGATTTTGACGTGTCCATATTTTTGCAGACTGACCCTTGCTGAGTACCACGAGCAGGAAGAGATCTTCAAGCTTCGCCTTGGACATCTGAAGAAGGtcagtaacaaaaaaaacccaaaacaacatATTGTGACCATAAGGCATCTTTATCAAGTGAAATTGCCAGGATTTAAATTGAAACATTAAGACGGTAATGCATTCAGTTTTAAGTGTCAGCTGAGTCTCACATTGCTTGATAGAATATGGATATGCATATGCATAGGTTTGATTGCATAGAGACGGACAGGAAAATAATCTGATATGGTGTGTTTATGCAGGAGGAGGCTGAGATCCAGGCAGAGCTGGAGCGGTTGGAGCGGGTGAGGAACCTTCATatcagagagctgaagaggaTAAACAACGAGGACAGCTCGGCGTAAGTTCATTAACCACACAGTATCATAACATGCCAAAAGAATGGGACTACAAATCTGCCTTTATTTAACTCCACTGTCTAGACATTGAATGTAATCTGTCAATAcaaacatttaaccctttgaacccaGCGCACTTTCAAACCATTTTTGTCTTACTGtggacttgttttttttcactgcaatgtTCATGGAATattctatggaaacagcacaatgaTGGCTAGAAGTCGGGAGAAATGTTGTCTGTGCAATATTACACTTGTAATGCCATAcatcattaaaataacaaatgaacagcaagtcaaatatttaattatatttatttaatttaatgatttattttataaatactagattaaaaaaggtcagatgataaatcttgtttttacactttctaGCCATgataaattcttcttcttttttacccACCAGTGTGTTAACATGCCTTTAAACTCACTGGTGGCTTGTGAGGTTCAAAGGTTTAGGTAATGAAGGATGTCTTTTGTAGTTAAAAGATGTAAGAATTTGGAAGGGCAATACAGTCATCTTTGCAGAACACTATTGAATGAGCAATCTTGTGTCTTCCCACACAGGTTCAAAGACCATCCCACCCTGAACGAGAGGTACCTGCTGCTGCACTTGCTGGGGAGGGGCGGCTTCAGTGAAGTCTATAAGGTAATGTCTGTGTGCTTGGACTATGTTTTCTTCTGTTCCCTCTCTCTGTAAAGTATGCTTTGAGACTGAGACTTTAAGTGTGcgtgtggtgttttttttttttttgtcacacacAGGCTTTTGACCTGTTTGAGCAACGCTACGCAGCTGTTAAAATCCACCAGCTCAACAAGAactggagagaggagaaaaaggagaacTACCACAAGTAGGTCTCATGTACACACAACACGACTTAAGATACACAAAGACAGAATGTTTCTGCAGCAATGCCGCACTACGTTGACATTTCTTTCCTTCCAGGCATGCATGCAGGGAGTACCGGATACACAAGCAGCTGGACCATCCCAGAATAGTCAAACTATATGACTATTTCTCCCTGGATACTGACACGTGAGTCACCTCTGACCCTCTGCCAGCTGCCGCCCTGCTGGCTTGACGCATCCTGAGGTTGTTTATCACCCAACACTGGCATTTTTACAGCAGCTTCTAAAATAACACAGTGCACATCAGTAAGATTTTAAACCAGAACCATCAGAAAGGCTCCACCaagtaaatattcaagtaaTGCACGAGTTGTTTGTATTGCGCCTCAAGGCTCTACGTCAGTGGGCGCTACATGTAAGAGCAAACATTACAGGGGTGTTATCGGATTGCAAAAGAGTAAATAGTAAAAGCAGTTCACAGAAAAATGCATGATTCACCATCAGCATGTCCAGACAATGGTAGCTATTTTTGAGGGTTTAATTGTTAACTAAGCATGTGAACTTTAGTCACCCAAAAGAGCGTTTAAAGGAACTGGTCGTCAATGGTGAGATACTGTATACTTGTCCTGATAAACACATGAAAGTATCTCTGAGTTCAAAGGTTGAGCGTAGACCTAGCTCATATTGTACAATGCCAGCAAAGCTTTCTCTGGAGAACTGAGCAGCTCACATGCAGGACTGGAAACTTAAGCCAGGCCCATTCAGCAGCAGAAAGCCCTTCCGACCTTCCGAGTGTGACCTCCGACCTGCATGTGGGGGAGGGGAAGTGCAGTTTCTCCTCTTAGTCTGCAGTATTTCCAGCCCTTTAGAGAAACTGGACGAGCAGTTGATCTTTCTACTTGAGTAATGAAACATTGATGACGGTGTTTTTGTTCTTAAAGTAAGCACAAGTTGCAGGCAGTGATTTGTTTACATTCAGTTTTTGAGTTTGTTCTTTgtctcctgtgtgtttgtgtgtccgtcCTCCACTCTCCAGGTTCTGCACAGTTCTGGAGTTCTGCGAAGGCAACGACCTGGACTTCTACCTGAAGCAGAACAAGCTAATGTCAGAAAAGGAGGCCCGCTCCATCGTCATGCAGATTGTCAGCGCCCTGCGCTACCTCAACGAAATCAAACCCCCCATCATCCACTACGACCTCAAACCTGGTGGGTCACGTGTTCAAAAAGCTTCTTGGatcaaacatacagtcatggaaaaaatattagaccacccttgttttctctaatttcttgttcattttaatgcctggtacaactaaaggtacatttgtttggacgaatataatgataacaacagaaatagctcataagagtttaaattcagagctgatatcttgacattttccatggttttcttgataacgattttggtttttatcaagacaaccatagaaaatggctaaatatcagctcttaaattaaatgagctatttttgttattatcattatatttgtccaaacaaatgtacctttagttgtgccaggcattcaaatgaacaagaaattgaagataaCAATGggctaatcatttttccatgactgtatgtggaaTTGAAAATCCAATTATTCTCTTCATACCAAAGGCCGGGAGGATATTAATTGTTTTTCACAGTCTAGGATATGTCAAAGATGAGAAACCAAATTAAGTTTGTGGGTGGAAAAAACTTCAACATTGTTGCCAAAATTTATAACGCATGCATTAATACAAGCAAAATGAGGCTAAATATCCCCAATGACGCACAAGGGTTGATGTAGATAACTGGAGTCTGATGAAGACATTAATactgtttgtttacagtgcagagcAGTTAGTGATACTGCTGCAGTTTGAAACAATCCTTCCCTGTATTTGATCTTGTGTCTCTTACACACACTGTCCCACTGACCCTCACTGTGTTGTGTGGTGCACAGGTAACATCTTATTGGTGGACGGTACTGCGTGTGGAGAAATCAAGATCACAGACTTCGGCCTGTCTAAGATTATGGATGATGATAACTACGGCGTGGACGGGATGGACCTCACATCACAGGGAGCAGGCACCTactggtaacacacacacacacacacacacacacacacacacacacacacacacacacacacacacacacacagacaaaacagtATACCTATTTCTGTAGCATGTCCGATATTGTTCTTATTGATCTTTATTATTGGCTGTGGATTGAATTCCCCTAAATttctactagggttgtcaaaagtatcgatactcaaaaaagtatcgttACTAAAaggttgtatccggatacaatactcatcttcaaaagtatcgatacccccccTGGGGTTTCAACAACTTAAGcagttaagttattgtttttttttatcaagcttgcctaatattgtgcacagcatacagcctgttctaattgttattgtttattgcatttatttcttttttgcactacctcagacctgaagcttgatTTCATAGTTGcaattctttttgcacaactgttttttattatgaatatttaaccagtggttctgttcattttacatgttgcatttttcttgttaataaaaatatttctgttagattttggggtctttgattttatcctggtggtatcgaaaatggtatcgagtattgaatattttccagaGTAtctgtatcgagttgaacattttagtattgtCACAACCCTAATTTCTACCACTTGTATGGTGTGAACTAATCATGGGAAAGTCTAAATGTACAATTTGCATCTATCAATCTATATGATCTCTTTATCACAATGTATGACACTGAttgcattctgtgtgtgtgtgtgtgtgtgtgcttcaggtATCTTCCTCCTGAGTGCTTTGTTGTGGGGAAGGAACCACCTAAAATCTCCAACAAAGTGGACGTCTGGTCTGTGGGAGTGATCTTCTTCCAGTGCCTCTACGGACGCAAGGTACAACACTAAACCACACCTGCTGCTGCAATGACTATGTTCAGACACTCAGGTCAATTCTGGAGACACTGCTTTATATtgtggaggggaaaaaaagattttgtacCTGACATTTTTCAGGTTTCAGTCACGATGGTTGAAGCAATGTTTAAAGACAACAGATGGgtgattttatgtgttttgtgttcccAGCCGTTTGGTCACAACCAGTCACAGCAGGATATTCTCCAGGAAAACACCATTCTCAAAGCCACAGAGGTCCAGTTCCCTGCTAAACCACAGGCCAGCACAGAGGccaaggtaacacacacacacatacacacacacacacacacacacatttatgtgTAAACATGCACTAGATGTGTGTTTAGGGCCAGTGTACTAGTTGTACTATTAAGAAATGCTTGACACCTCCAGTGTTTTCCACTCATGTTATGGCTGTCATGACTAGTTTTCTCAGGCTGCATGATGGCTGTCTATAATAAATGCAATACTCCAGTTTTAATCCAGTAAAAATTACCTTTTTAGATTACAAATGATCACATAAATAGCATCTTCTGGTTACCTGGAAACCAGATATTGTCATATAAGTGCTTAGGGCTGGACAGTATGCATAAAACCTTCAGGGGGTTCAGGGAGTTAAATATCAAGGCACTTTTTCGTATCAATCCAAAATCGTAGTTCTATACCTTTTGTCTTCTAGTACGTCTTCCTGAGCTATCTCCTCTGAAACATGGTCGTATTTGACTTCTTTATTGTGGTGTTAGACTTTAAAAATTCACTTTCCGTCATTGAGGTTTGAACCAACAACCTTCTGTCTTCTAGTCAGTCTGCTATCACACAGCTATCTGAGGTGTTGCTCATAGTAACAGCataaatttccaaaaaatatataaaaaacaaacgcTATTTTTGtatgccaaaaaaaagtcaatctatattatgttgaaaaatgtcaaaatatggcCATTCtgttgtttgtccaaaaataaaaacaacaaaaacaaaacaactttgtgaaaaaaacattcaattttaaatgctccaaaactctcaaaatggtcttattatagtctgttgatacatgtagtagggtggcttttccagaaataacagaaaaacaccatattttgagatgtcagaaatcagaaatttgaaaaaatagtcATGAtgcaattttccatggttttcttgacaataaccaaaatgattatcaagaaaaccatggaaaatggctagatattggcctttaaattaaactcttatgagctatttttgttgctataattatatttgttcaaacaaatgtacctttagttgtaccaggcattaaaataaacaagaaattgaagaaagcaaGGGTGTTCtagtaatttttttccatgactgtatatattttatccTCTTGCTGAACCCTAATAGGCTTAAGCTTTACTGAGTTGAGACATTGTAGTGTTGCAACTTAACTGTAATTTAAGTCTTAATGTCCACCACGTCTCTTAAACAATTTGTCTATCCAGTGACATGTTGACACATGTGGGATCATCTGAATCATCTCACGTGTAGCTATAATGTGTAGCTGTTAGAAAtatgaatcagcagaggcctcGATTTAATCCCGAtatttgagtcacgatacgatattattgtgattttaagcatctTGCGATATTGTGagtattgtaatacaatatattgtgatttaactgtttaactgcattttgtgtccacaaaattaaattaaatcaagaattgttttgtcaaataagagaaaattcacttcagtctttttatttctccacaatgagagtcaaacccacagactgaccaacaaagtattcagtcaaactgaactgaactgatatcaaacatgtatggacgacaacaactgcagcattttatcaaactttcaaaaactttaagcttcactgctttgaaattttttgaatgacacattaaaaaagtctaactttgcagctttatttcgacaacttcccgacaagatatcctgacacacgatgcctatagattccttagatcttgtagtttcatatgataccagtaactccagtatattcctaaaagtgagcccgctacggcctccaaaaaatggcgaaaatactgatgaaatactatgctgtattgatttttccccccacttctaGTAGCTGTAGagtcacacacatgcagctcATTGTCTAACATGTTCTCCTCTGCAGGCGTTCATCCGGCGCTGTCTGGCGTACCGCAAGGAGGACCGGTTCGATGTTCACCAACTGTGCTCGGACTCCTACCTCCTCCCTCACATGAGACGTTCAAACTCCTCCGGCTCCCTGCAGCCCTCCGCCTCATCTCTCCCGACCTACTGACTGGCTCTCTCACATGACTGACTGGACCCTCTGGCCAATCCCAAGGCAGGATTGTTGGAGCCTGAGGATAACAGATgtggatcttttttttctttttttctacctGAGCTGTTCCAAAATGGATGAATGAGCAACAGAGGAAGAGTTAAATGCAATAGTTGGAAAAAGAGTGAAGAGATGAAAGACTTTGTGTACAGAGTTGTGCCCTTGAACTCAACGGTGTGAGATATGGGGAGAGAACATAACTGGAAAATGTAAGGGGAAAGAGA is part of the Centropristis striata isolate RG_2023a ecotype Rhode Island chromosome 11, C.striata_1.0, whole genome shotgun sequence genome and encodes:
- the LOC131980320 gene encoding serine/threonine-protein kinase tousled-like 1-B isoform X1, with the translated sequence MSVQSNSGSGGGSLEATPSWSQLSSSPTISQQHITATAKSKEGPMEELHSLDPRRQELLEARFTGAVSGNTGGSTGSTSGGAKGLANESSNHSYGSLGSSSDKESENSDLKRGSSPAYSTPEKKHSESSRGRKRKADTYSESSQGKTSTRGPKISDYFDFQGGNGSSPVRALPSARRSPQNSHSAPGSIIRQNSSSPTSLCFGEHNPKASSSKCVQTELTGLKLAALESNKSLDLEKKEGRIDDLLRANCDLRRQIDEQQKLLEKYKERLNKCITMSKKLLIEKSTQEKQSCREKSMQDRLRLGHFTTVRHGASYTEQWTDGYAFQNLIKQQEGINQQREDIERQRKLLAKRKPPNPSASPSLSVASTSEPKQRKTKVVNGNDSDPFLKPSLPQLLTLAEYHEQEEIFKLRLGHLKKEEAEIQAELERLERVRNLHIRELKRINNEDSSAFKDHPTLNERYLLLHLLGRGGFSEVYKAFDLFEQRYAAVKIHQLNKNWREEKKENYHKHACREYRIHKQLDHPRIVKLYDYFSLDTDTFCTVLEFCEGNDLDFYLKQNKLMSEKEARSIVMQIVSALRYLNEIKPPIIHYDLKPGNILLVDGTACGEIKITDFGLSKIMDDDNYGVDGMDLTSQGAGTYWYLPPECFVVGKEPPKISNKVDVWSVGVIFFQCLYGRKPFGHNQSQQDILQENTILKATEVQFPAKPQASTEAKAFIRRCLAYRKEDRFDVHQLCSDSYLLPHMRRSNSSGSLQPSASSLPTY
- the LOC131980320 gene encoding serine/threonine-protein kinase tousled-like 1-B isoform X2 gives rise to the protein MSVQSNSGSGGGSLEATPSWSQLSSSPTISQQHITATAKSKEGPMEELHSLDPRRQELLEARFTGAVSGNTGGSTGSTSGGAKGLANESSNHSYGSLGSSSDKESENSDLKRGSSPAYSTPEKKHSESSRGRKRKADTYSESSQGKTSTRGPKISDYFDGGNGSSPVRALPSARRSPQNSHSAPGSIIRQNSSSPTSLCFGEHNPKASSSKCVQTELTGLKLAALESNKSLDLEKKEGRIDDLLRANCDLRRQIDEQQKLLEKYKERLNKCITMSKKLLIEKSTQEKQSCREKSMQDRLRLGHFTTVRHGASYTEQWTDGYAFQNLIKQQEGINQQREDIERQRKLLAKRKPPNPSASPSLSVASTSEPKQRKTKVVNGNDSDPFLKPSLPQLLTLAEYHEQEEIFKLRLGHLKKEEAEIQAELERLERVRNLHIRELKRINNEDSSAFKDHPTLNERYLLLHLLGRGGFSEVYKAFDLFEQRYAAVKIHQLNKNWREEKKENYHKHACREYRIHKQLDHPRIVKLYDYFSLDTDTFCTVLEFCEGNDLDFYLKQNKLMSEKEARSIVMQIVSALRYLNEIKPPIIHYDLKPGNILLVDGTACGEIKITDFGLSKIMDDDNYGVDGMDLTSQGAGTYWYLPPECFVVGKEPPKISNKVDVWSVGVIFFQCLYGRKPFGHNQSQQDILQENTILKATEVQFPAKPQASTEAKAFIRRCLAYRKEDRFDVHQLCSDSYLLPHMRRSNSSGSLQPSASSLPTY